In Pseudomonas sp. R76, one genomic interval encodes:
- a CDS encoding serine hydrolase domain-containing protein, producing MFRTLRGIPLLGCLLGTLGCHGQPPAPPPIPKGDYGAIIRYLQARIPREMAQENVPGLSIALVNGQELIWARGFGMADKAQGVPVTPNTAFRAGGISKLLTATAALQLVEQQRLGLDAPIQQALREFYVRSRFHTDQGAADRDITLRRLLSHQSGLPSEHLRDLRSSFAMGQMPMRVSGVWLSSPPGSQVAYSNLGYSLVGAAIERVSHKSFEAQLQSSLLKPLDMSQSSFVGTGTQLSFRALGYEDGVASTDAQVRDLAAGGLWASPKDLSHYVQMLFAQGLYKGNRVLGSASIDAMFTQQNTGNALDFDCQMGLGWFLAPCGDEPVAPGVRTYQHSGGGDDFAAQLTVLPDAQLAVIIMANDSSAEELVARLATDALRLMLQAQTGEAVCADDCQAPDHGLKVRHVPAAVDRKRLAGFYATAWGVFRIKDDNGRLAGKLAGFDFELLRDESGWLRAQKKILGFWLKDLGDLGRVQLDVVTVQGRQLLTARSHGQRIAIGERIDPPPLPLAWADTIGTYQVLNTHEPDAPLSGISVRLEEGFLVIRGQLHDEPLTDYILLPVDNAHAVLAGNGYGLGDTVSRQVNGLSASGYSFKRTRSPHHRLNF from the coding sequence ATGTTTCGCACATTGCGCGGTATTCCGCTGTTGGGTTGCCTGCTGGGCACGCTCGGTTGCCATGGGCAACCGCCTGCCCCGCCGCCAATTCCCAAGGGCGATTACGGCGCGATCATTCGTTACCTGCAAGCGCGTATTCCACGGGAAATGGCCCAGGAGAATGTGCCCGGCCTGTCGATTGCACTGGTCAATGGCCAGGAGCTGATCTGGGCGCGCGGGTTCGGCATGGCCGACAAGGCCCAGGGCGTGCCGGTCACGCCGAACACCGCGTTTCGCGCCGGTGGCATCTCCAAACTGCTCACCGCCACGGCCGCGTTGCAACTGGTCGAGCAGCAACGCCTGGGCCTGGACGCGCCGATCCAGCAAGCCCTGCGCGAGTTCTACGTGCGCTCGCGCTTTCACACCGACCAGGGCGCCGCCGACCGCGATATCACCCTGCGCCGTTTGCTCAGCCATCAGTCCGGCCTGCCCAGTGAACACCTGCGCGACCTGCGCAGCAGCTTCGCCATGGGCCAAATGCCAATGCGCGTGTCGGGTGTGTGGCTGAGCAGCCCACCCGGCTCGCAAGTGGCGTATTCCAACCTCGGCTATTCGCTGGTGGGCGCGGCGATTGAGCGGGTCAGCCACAAAAGCTTTGAAGCGCAGTTGCAGAGCAGCCTGCTCAAGCCGCTGGACATGAGCCAGTCGAGCTTTGTCGGCACCGGCACGCAGCTGAGCTTTCGCGCCCTGGGCTATGAGGATGGCGTGGCGAGCACCGACGCCCAAGTGCGTGACCTTGCCGCCGGCGGTTTGTGGGCCAGCCCGAAAGACCTCAGCCACTACGTGCAGATGCTGTTCGCCCAAGGCCTGTACAAAGGCAACCGCGTGCTCGGCAGTGCGTCGATTGACGCGATGTTCACCCAGCAGAACACCGGCAACGCGCTGGACTTCGATTGCCAGATGGGCCTGGGCTGGTTCCTCGCGCCGTGCGGCGATGAGCCCGTCGCCCCCGGCGTGCGCACCTACCAGCACAGCGGCGGTGGCGATGATTTTGCCGCGCAGTTGACCGTGTTGCCGGACGCGCAGCTGGCCGTGATCATCATGGCCAATGACAGCAGTGCCGAAGAGCTGGTCGCCAGGCTCGCCACCGACGCCCTGCGCCTTATGTTGCAGGCGCAAACCGGCGAAGCGGTCTGCGCCGACGACTGCCAGGCGCCCGACCATGGGCTCAAGGTGCGCCATGTGCCGGCCGCCGTCGACCGCAAACGCCTGGCCGGGTTTTACGCGACGGCCTGGGGCGTGTTCCGCATCAAGGACGACAACGGTCGATTGGCCGGCAAGTTGGCCGGGTTCGACTTCGAGCTGCTACGCGATGAATCCGGCTGGCTGCGGGCGCAGAAGAAGATCCTCGGCTTCTGGCTCAAGGACCTCGGTGACCTGGGGCGCGTGCAACTCGACGTGGTCACGGTGCAGGGCCGCCAGTTGCTCACCGCCCGCAGCCACGGCCAGCGCATTGCGATCGGCGAACGCATCGACCCGCCACCACTGCCGCTGGCGTGGGCCGACACCATCGGCACTTACCAAGTGCTCAACACCCACGAGCCCGACGCGCCGTTAAGTGGCATCAGCGTGCGCCTGGAAGAAGGCTTCCTGGTGATTCGTGGCCAATTGCACGACGAGCCGCTGACCGACTACATCCTGCTCCCCGTCGACAACGCCCACGCCGTGCTGGCCGGCAACGGCTATGGCCTGGGCGACACCGTGAGCCGCCAGGTCAATGGCCTCAGCGCGTCGGGCTACTCCTTCAAACGCACCCGCTCCCCCCACCACCGCCTGAATTTCTAA
- a CDS encoding GFA family protein — MQLEGSCHCGAVTFSLNSQHPYPYQRCYCSICRKTQGGGGYAINLAGDTQSLKVQGRKHISIYHARLKPEGASRAYASTAERHFCSQCGSALWLFSPEWPELIHPFASAIDTPLPVPPEHTHLMLGSKAPWVEVSVHKGDLQFDEYPEESIAQWHARLGLSR, encoded by the coding sequence ATGCAACTCGAAGGATCCTGCCATTGCGGCGCCGTAACATTCAGCCTGAACAGCCAGCATCCGTACCCTTACCAGCGTTGCTACTGCTCGATCTGCCGCAAGACCCAAGGCGGCGGTGGCTATGCGATCAACCTTGCCGGCGATACCCAAAGCCTGAAGGTGCAGGGACGCAAGCACATCTCGATCTACCACGCCAGGCTCAAGCCCGAGGGCGCCAGCCGCGCGTACGCGAGCACTGCCGAACGGCATTTTTGCTCGCAGTGCGGCAGCGCCTTGTGGCTGTTCAGCCCGGAGTGGCCGGAGCTGATTCACCCGTTTGCCTCGGCCATCGACACGCCGTTGCCGGTGCCGCCGGAGCACACGCACCTGATGCTCGGCTCCAAGGCGCCGTGGGTGGAAGTCAGCGTGCACAAGGGTGACCTGCAGTTCGACGAATACCCCGAAGAATCCATCGCCCAGTGGCATGCACGCTTGGGCCTGTCGCGTTAA